Proteins co-encoded in one Coprobacter tertius genomic window:
- a CDS encoding FimB/Mfa2 family fimbrial subunit: MKYGSKYRFIYGGIIGMLTLLAATGCIADDLSGCFRGISMKVEVDAPGEETAVKDISLYVYDDNDKLLDIIRTDKDGTIILDYPGTTATLRCVAWGNVKNAPVTVTALKPGDPLAKGFVSLQKTTGRAAADTYRSPSDLFFGTLEIENNRTPGRTDIVKLPVSRKVASMNITVRGFTLLAGTTSGKFSVVVHETPSRVDFTGRFSGTPAAYAPQGSLNAKNEFIVPSFNLFPTAGGAPLTVELYHEGTLLKSVTTDSAGRPIVPQVGKTLNLLLNYVGNVDVQIAITGWGDTYVWKEYL, from the coding sequence ATGAAGTACGGCAGCAAATACAGGTTTATATACGGTGGCATAATCGGTATGCTTACCCTGTTGGCGGCAACGGGCTGTATCGCCGACGATCTCAGCGGTTGTTTCCGGGGCATCTCCATGAAGGTAGAAGTAGACGCCCCCGGCGAAGAAACCGCCGTTAAAGACATCAGCCTGTATGTCTACGACGACAACGACAAGCTGCTCGATATTATCCGCACCGATAAAGACGGTACCATCATTCTCGATTACCCCGGTACTACCGCCACCTTGCGTTGCGTCGCCTGGGGAAACGTAAAAAACGCCCCGGTTACCGTTACCGCTCTCAAGCCGGGCGACCCCCTCGCCAAGGGTTTCGTCAGCCTGCAAAAAACAACCGGCCGCGCAGCGGCCGATACCTACCGGTCTCCGTCCGATTTATTCTTCGGGACCCTCGAAATAGAAAACAACCGTACGCCCGGCCGTACCGATATCGTCAAGTTACCGGTATCGCGCAAAGTGGCGTCGATGAATATAACCGTACGCGGCTTTACCTTGCTGGCCGGTACCACCTCGGGAAAATTCTCGGTCGTGGTGCACGAGACTCCCAGCCGGGTAGACTTTACGGGCCGGTTCAGCGGAACCCCCGCCGCGTATGCCCCACAGGGTAGCCTCAACGCTAAAAACGAATTTATCGTTCCCTCGTTCAACCTCTTTCCTACCGCCGGCGGAGCTCCCCTCACGGTAGAACTTTACCACGAGGGCACGCTGCTTAAGAGCGTCACGACCGACTCTGCCGGCCGCCCCATCGTTCCCCAGGTGGGTAAAACGTTGAACCTGTTGCTCAATTACGTCGGCAACGTAGATGTGCAGATCGCTATCACCGGCTGGGGCGACACTTACGTCTGGAAAGAATATTTGTAA
- a CDS encoding HU family DNA-binding protein, with amino-acid sequence MNKKEILTAAAKECGLTRKETERAFEAILSVITVGLKQEGKISLKGFGTFIVKTSRSRIIFNPRRLEKMRMESRKKVCFKVSSMLKL; translated from the coding sequence ATGAACAAAAAAGAAATACTGACAGCAGCCGCCAAAGAGTGCGGTCTCACCCGGAAAGAGACCGAACGGGCGTTTGAAGCGATTCTCTCGGTGATTACCGTTGGATTGAAACAGGAGGGAAAGATCTCTTTAAAAGGATTCGGTACCTTTATCGTTAAAACGTCCCGCTCCCGGATTATCTTTAATCCCCGGCGACTGGAAAAAATGAGAATGGAATCCCGGAAGAAGGTTTGTTTTAAAGTTTCGTCGATGCTGAAGCTATAA
- a CDS encoding Lcl domain-containing protein: MEIQIKFKTMRRRVGHRAITALCAAALWLCVGIDAAAQYVKKETVDNITGNVAVVYADGMPEGAIWPLGTVLMKNGATIRHQVGKGNGGNIDVNSRVSARFIVAPADVQNSINWQNASGFDNGNNDINAEFTNTAAKTGCRGLTTGNRSWRLPTQRELQLIWLLKEGINKIYSANMMNNSLYWSATEEDAGNVWVVNFGNVLEVKPLPKSRLYRARCVSDY; the protein is encoded by the coding sequence ATGGAAATACAAATAAAATTCAAGACAATGCGCCGTCGTGTCGGGCACCGGGCCATCACCGCCCTGTGTGCGGCGGCCCTATGGCTGTGTGTGGGTATCGACGCCGCCGCACAGTATGTAAAGAAAGAAACGGTTGACAACATCACCGGTAACGTAGCCGTCGTATATGCCGACGGCATGCCCGAAGGAGCGATATGGCCGCTGGGTACCGTACTGATGAAGAATGGTGCGACCATACGCCACCAGGTAGGCAAAGGGAATGGCGGCAATATCGATGTCAACAGCCGTGTCTCGGCCCGGTTTATCGTGGCTCCGGCCGATGTTCAAAACAGCATTAACTGGCAGAACGCATCGGGTTTCGATAATGGAAACAACGATATTAACGCTGAATTTACGAATACTGCGGCCAAAACCGGTTGCCGGGGACTGACCACGGGAAACCGCAGCTGGAGGTTGCCTACCCAGCGCGAATTGCAATTGATATGGTTGCTCAAAGAGGGTATAAATAAGATATATTCCGCTAATATGATGAACAATTCACTCTATTGGAGTGCGACCGAAGAGGATGCGGGAAATGTCTGGGTGGTAAATTTCGGTAATGTACTTGAAGTGAAACCTCTACCGAAAAGCCGTTTGTATCGTGCGCGCTGCGTTAGCGATTACTGA
- a CDS encoding 4Fe-4S dicluster domain-containing protein — MIRTTRLIYFSATGTTARIVSAIGEGIGNTDTLSCALLSHTPADLSVPPDEIAVFGVPVFSGRIPAPAREALEKIKGDHTPAVIACVYGNRDYDDALRELSDIVTRNGFRVLSAGAFIGQHSIFPDTGRGRPDMSDLAIARKFGTDSLSIALQNKAAPCEIKGSQPYRKAQKVPLYPSAGKKCNRCGICAGQCPTQAIDPQNPPVTDKRKCISCAHCIAVCPRHARKFHGLLYRLVSRKFVKKYSLRKEPELFFSR, encoded by the coding sequence ATGATCCGTACTACCCGACTTATCTATTTCAGCGCTACCGGAACGACCGCTCGCATCGTTTCCGCTATCGGAGAAGGCATCGGCAATACCGATACGCTTTCCTGCGCTTTGTTGTCCCATACACCGGCCGATTTATCGGTTCCCCCCGACGAGATCGCGGTTTTCGGAGTTCCCGTTTTTTCCGGACGAATCCCGGCTCCGGCCCGGGAAGCCCTCGAAAAAATAAAAGGAGACCACACTCCCGCCGTCATCGCCTGCGTTTACGGAAACCGCGACTACGACGACGCCCTACGCGAACTCTCGGACATCGTTACCCGCAACGGCTTCCGGGTACTCTCGGCCGGAGCCTTCATCGGCCAGCATTCTATCTTTCCCGATACGGGCCGCGGCCGGCCCGATATGTCCGATCTGGCGATTGCCCGTAAATTCGGTACCGACAGCCTCTCCATCGCATTACAAAACAAAGCCGCCCCTTGCGAAATAAAAGGCAGCCAACCCTATCGAAAAGCCCAAAAAGTTCCCCTTTACCCTTCAGCCGGTAAAAAATGCAACCGCTGCGGCATTTGCGCCGGGCAATGTCCGACACAGGCGATCGATCCCCAGAATCCCCCGGTAACCGACAAACGCAAATGCATCTCATGTGCCCACTGCATCGCCGTGTGTCCCCGGCACGCAAGAAAGTTCCACGGGCTACTCTATCGCTTGGTCTCCCGCAAATTCGTCAAAAAATATTCATTGCGCAAAGAGCCCGAACTGTTTTTCAGCCGGTAA
- a CDS encoding DUF5106 domain-containing protein encodes MKNRIYILIAGFLLITAACSGHHTNTAISGNASAGKARVPEKRFVLPQIPDSLTVPAERADWLAMHYWDLFDFKDTALVFRPEIGEQALADFLDVLRMTGEKIAGEAMAAMMDRASADSAAYRHFTALAGKYLYDVNSPFSDETRYVPVLQHALASPLTDPTEKIRLRHRLTMAMTNRPGERAADFEYILADGRKGRMSRIKARYTVLFFNDPGCEDCRRVKDYIADSKVFASLCRSSDNGIPRLVILAVYTEGDVISWQQTRYPHFILNARDGGQVIERQALYDLKAMPTLYLLDREKKVLMKDASVEKIEEYLSRAELSQGSGK; translated from the coding sequence ATGAAAAATAGGATATATATACTTATCGCGGGTTTCTTGCTTATTACGGCAGCCTGCTCGGGACACCATACGAATACCGCAATAAGCGGCAATGCGTCTGCCGGTAAAGCGAGGGTCCCGGAAAAGAGATTTGTTTTGCCGCAAATTCCCGACTCGCTCACCGTTCCGGCCGAACGTGCCGACTGGCTGGCGATGCATTACTGGGATTTGTTCGATTTTAAGGATACAGCCCTCGTCTTTCGCCCGGAGATCGGCGAGCAGGCATTGGCCGATTTCCTCGATGTGTTGCGTATGACCGGGGAGAAGATTGCCGGAGAAGCCATGGCGGCTATGATGGATCGTGCCTCGGCTGACAGTGCGGCGTACCGGCATTTTACGGCACTGGCGGGGAAATACCTGTATGACGTGAATTCGCCTTTTAGCGATGAAACGCGTTATGTGCCTGTTTTGCAGCATGCCCTGGCTTCGCCGCTGACCGACCCGACTGAAAAGATACGGTTGCGTCACCGCCTGACGATGGCGATGACAAACCGCCCCGGAGAACGGGCGGCCGATTTCGAATACATTCTGGCCGATGGCCGTAAGGGCCGCATGTCGCGTATAAAGGCCCGGTACACGGTGTTGTTTTTTAACGATCCCGGATGCGAAGACTGCCGGCGCGTGAAAGATTATATTGCGGATTCGAAAGTTTTTGCGTCTTTGTGCCGCTCGAGCGACAACGGAATTCCCCGTCTGGTGATATTGGCCGTGTACACCGAAGGCGATGTAATCTCGTGGCAGCAGACCCGGTACCCCCATTTTATATTGAATGCCCGGGATGGCGGTCAGGTCATAGAACGGCAGGCGTTGTACGACTTAAAGGCGATGCCTACACTGTATTTGCTCGACCGGGAGAAAAAAGTACTGATGAAGGATGCTTCGGTAGAGAAAATCGAGGAATATTTGTCGCGGGCCGAGTTATCGCAGGGGAGCGGCAAATGA
- a CDS encoding fimbrillin family protein: MINTKKIFDHLLAAALVTLLFLPAGSCVEDFSYDSGAGTGAPGKSVPLRFSASVSGAGETSPPPVESKGVNPINPENLGNSNLGFMGMIIQQSPGGGDVFPGSRELLVKAFQILDDTQWVYYPQTPGVTGPVTPQCYAGKTIRVTYYGPVDGKSLPVGIGIDGFPFDFRGNLNNVTQQDYLYCDTTYVVPSNEKQVSLRLKHAFAHIRINVTKSLDKDTHTLSQVALDNMGDVWIKRKGYIDPATGDTVSGAAHPGLRSQAGPLSYSGLNVALSSTTKQTYDFFVPAFMSDTLKDETVVIALTINGKKKIFPLRRNHLNHEARNGKDYYGFAQGYINTYDVVYDNTAMRLILTDWNTVNRDGDFGIPPSGVKGIRLNGARDMISNFTWGNFPTTGYVTPAHLYESWLSTVALGNNGMYIDGSKKHTSKYSGWGTFEGDKNVYQDEPPSADFFMTQENVSTIPVPWEGADGALIAKELCRKYRGGGFTNWRLPRASEFRMVVASYTMTLNTVWNNLNFGSSLDTETFWMATEASPTTAWTAFGRESDDPPLRRVYLDARDKKTTLASVRCVRDN, translated from the coding sequence ATGATAAACACGAAAAAAATATTCGATCACCTTCTTGCCGCCGCGCTCGTAACGCTGCTGTTCTTGCCGGCCGGCTCGTGTGTAGAAGACTTCTCGTACGACTCCGGCGCCGGTACCGGCGCCCCGGGGAAATCGGTTCCCCTCCGTTTCTCGGCTTCGGTAAGCGGGGCGGGGGAGACTTCACCGCCTCCTGTGGAGTCGAAGGGGGTAAATCCGATAAATCCCGAAAATCTGGGTAATAGTAATCTGGGATTTATGGGAATGATCATACAGCAGTCGCCCGGGGGCGGCGATGTCTTTCCCGGCTCCCGGGAACTGCTGGTGAAAGCGTTCCAAATTTTAGACGATACACAATGGGTATATTATCCTCAAACGCCGGGTGTTACCGGGCCTGTCACACCCCAGTGCTACGCCGGTAAAACGATACGGGTCACCTACTACGGCCCTGTTGACGGAAAAAGTCTCCCTGTCGGGATTGGTATCGACGGTTTTCCCTTCGATTTCAGGGGTAACCTGAATAATGTTACACAGCAAGATTACCTGTATTGCGACACCACCTACGTAGTTCCTTCAAACGAAAAGCAGGTAAGTCTGCGACTGAAGCATGCCTTCGCCCATATCCGGATAAACGTGACCAAATCGCTCGACAAAGATACGCACACACTCTCTCAGGTTGCTCTCGACAACATGGGCGACGTGTGGATCAAGCGGAAAGGTTATATCGACCCCGCCACGGGCGATACGGTGTCGGGGGCCGCCCATCCCGGGCTGCGCTCTCAGGCCGGCCCGCTCTCGTACAGCGGCCTGAATGTTGCGCTTTCGTCTACGACGAAGCAAACCTACGACTTTTTCGTACCGGCCTTTATGAGCGACACGCTCAAAGACGAAACGGTGGTAATCGCACTCACGATTAACGGTAAGAAAAAGATATTTCCCCTGCGGCGCAACCACCTCAACCACGAGGCACGTAACGGAAAAGACTACTACGGGTTTGCGCAAGGGTATATAAATACCTACGACGTGGTGTACGACAATACGGCCATGCGGCTCATCCTTACCGACTGGAACACCGTCAACCGAGATGGGGACTTCGGCATACCGCCCTCCGGCGTGAAGGGGATACGGCTGAACGGCGCACGGGACATGATCAGTAATTTTACATGGGGCAATTTCCCTACCACCGGATATGTTACTCCCGCTCATTTGTACGAGAGTTGGCTTTCTACGGTAGCCCTCGGCAACAACGGGATGTATATCGACGGGTCGAAGAAACATACATCGAAATATTCCGGTTGGGGAACATTCGAGGGCGATAAGAATGTGTATCAAGACGAACCACCGTCGGCAGACTTTTTTATGACCCAGGAGAATGTAAGCACCATACCGGTACCTTGGGAAGGAGCCGACGGGGCGCTCATCGCCAAAGAATTGTGCCGCAAATACCGGGGCGGCGGTTTCACCAACTGGCGCTTGCCCCGGGCCTCGGAGTTCCGTATGGTCGTCGCCTCTTATACTATGACTTTGAATACGGTGTGGAATAATTTGAATTTTGGCAGCAGTCTCGATACCGAAACCTTCTGGATGGCCACCGAAGCCAGCCCGACAACAGCCTGGACCGCATTCGGAAGGGAGTCGGATGATCCTCCCTTGAGGCGTGTATACCTCGATGCCCGCGACAAGAAAACTACATTGGCGAGCGTACGCTGTGTGCGGGATAATTAA
- a CDS encoding SecDF P1 head subdomain-containing protein, whose product MKFYSFFISLLLLAVTGTFFSCSKKQTDRADGWYTITGNAADSLSREPIVTYRDFVDLRLDSSVNEATGDTLFVIIGKTGKQGTERFAEATEKSIGKCIAFVFDNTIISAPQVNMRIDSGNFMISSRKGDDIPLIYRTLKEEKIEAAREAFPQIANDPALSAAQKDSVLFKADLPEIK is encoded by the coding sequence ATGAAATTCTATTCTTTTTTCATATCTCTCCTTCTGCTGGCCGTTACAGGCACATTCTTCTCCTGTTCCAAAAAACAGACCGACCGAGCCGACGGCTGGTACACCATTACCGGCAATGCCGCCGACAGCCTTTCGCGCGAACCCATCGTAACCTATCGTGATTTTGTCGATCTCCGGTTAGACTCTTCCGTAAACGAAGCTACAGGAGATACCCTATTCGTCATTATCGGGAAAACCGGCAAACAGGGAACCGAACGATTTGCCGAAGCTACCGAAAAATCCATCGGAAAATGCATTGCTTTCGTATTCGACAATACCATCATCAGCGCCCCTCAAGTCAATATGCGCATCGATAGCGGTAATTTCATGATCTCATCGCGTAAAGGAGACGACATTCCGCTCATTTACCGCACCTTAAAAGAAGAAAAAATAGAAGCTGCCCGGGAAGCGTTCCCACAAATCGCGAACGACCCCGCCCTCTCGGCCGCTCAAAAAGACTCTGTTCTTTTCAAAGCCGACCTTCCGGAAATAAAATAA